One genomic segment of Rivularia sp. PCC 7116 includes these proteins:
- a CDS encoding glycosyltransferase family 39 protein produces the protein MTNRKLNLHYLGLTFSISLAIFLRFWNLELKPLWMDEVITAIFSLGKNYSFIPLDVVFPLESLQNIFSYQSGVSCSTIAQNIARESTHPPLFFCGMYKVLGWMTPLTENFVNKLRSPAVWFGVALVAAIYFLNRLAFSRKAGLMGAAFVAVSPFAVYLSQEARHYTLPMLTISLCLLALIQIQQDIFQRQQIRVWLWLTWIIINIISIYIHYFSIFNFLAQIATLLLLICLFFLPRNTESPEKSQLLKGFYSNKIFLRKLFTALILSSTAVLIGLIPWFGVMQNHLNRSETSWLPTPEHIEPLYQTLMSWVVMIIMLPVEGQPLAIAIISGLLMLLFAGWLGWKVFKGIKLLLQEPKTYLATLTLLIFTTLVLLEIFAISYILGKDITVAPRYNFIYYPSFSALIAASLVTNNNFLSQDFSKQHTPSADIFKVTGKNRQLIIVLLVGFIGCIVVVNNLGFQKPYLPQQVAQNIYQEPTVPVMAVMAYRNYQDVALGLSFALALETEVKNFNINKNPENSTLSNFAFFNQTSGFQAVFEKLAELPNQNIAQLNLWIIAPGRLKRDYPKQITAYQSLSCNVDKNQHYRIGIPYQLYRCQK, from the coding sequence ATGACAAATCGGAAGCTCAATTTACATTATTTAGGTTTAACTTTTTCTATTTCGCTGGCGATTTTTCTGCGTTTTTGGAATTTAGAACTAAAACCTTTATGGATGGATGAAGTAATCACTGCCATCTTTAGTTTAGGTAAAAATTATAGTTTTATTCCTTTGGATGTAGTATTTCCTTTGGAAAGTTTACAAAATATTTTTAGCTATCAATCTGGAGTCAGTTGTTCGACTATTGCTCAAAATATCGCTAGGGAATCCACTCACCCGCCGCTATTTTTTTGCGGCATGTATAAGGTTTTAGGATGGATGACTCCCTTAACTGAAAACTTCGTAAATAAGTTGCGATCGCCTGCTGTATGGTTTGGTGTTGCTTTGGTTGCAGCGATTTATTTTCTCAACCGATTGGCTTTTTCTCGCAAAGCTGGATTAATGGGTGCTGCTTTTGTTGCTGTCTCTCCTTTTGCAGTTTATTTATCCCAAGAAGCACGACACTATACTTTACCGATGCTGACGATAAGTCTATGTTTGTTGGCGCTTATACAAATTCAGCAAGATATTTTTCAACGCCAGCAAATTCGAGTTTGGCTTTGGCTGACTTGGATAATTATTAATATTATCAGTATTTATATTCATTATTTCAGCATCTTTAACTTTTTGGCTCAAATTGCGACTTTGTTACTGCTCATATGTTTATTTTTCTTGCCGCGAAATACAGAATCGCCAGAAAAATCCCAGCTTTTGAAAGGTTTTTACAGCAATAAAATATTTTTACGAAAATTATTTACAGCATTGATTTTGTCTTCTACTGCCGTTTTAATCGGCTTGATTCCTTGGTTTGGGGTAATGCAAAACCATTTAAACCGCTCCGAAACCAGTTGGTTACCTACACCTGAGCATATTGAGCCGCTTTATCAAACTTTGATGAGTTGGGTTGTCATGATAATTATGCTACCCGTAGAAGGACAGCCTTTAGCGATCGCAATCATTTCAGGTTTGCTAATGCTATTATTTGCGGGTTGGTTGGGATGGAAAGTATTTAAAGGGATTAAATTATTATTACAAGAACCCAAAACTTATTTAGCTACTCTAACTTTATTAATTTTCACAACTTTAGTATTGTTAGAAATATTTGCGATTTCTTACATACTCGGTAAAGATATCACAGTCGCACCCCGCTACAATTTTATCTATTACCCCAGTTTCAGCGCTTTGATTGCAGCCAGTTTAGTTACCAATAACAACTTTCTTTCTCAAGATTTTTCCAAGCAACATACTCCCTCGGCAGATATCTTCAAAGTTACGGGAAAAAATCGCCAATTAATAATTGTTTTATTGGTTGGTTTTATCGGCTGTATTGTTGTTGTCAATAATTTAGGTTTCCAAAAACCATATCTACCCCAGCAAGTCGCACAAAATATTTATCAAGAGCCTACTGTTCCTGTAATGGCTGTAATGGCATACCGAAATTATCAAGATGTTGCCTTAGGCTTAAGTTTTGCTTTGGCTTTAGAAACAGAAGTTAAGAATTTTAATATAAACAAAAATCCAGAAAATTCAACCTTATCTAACTTTGCTTTTTTCAACCAAACTTCTGGTTTTCAAGCTGTTTTTGAAAAGCTAGCTGAATTACCAAATCAAAATATTGCTCAACTAAATTTGTGGATAATTGCCCCCGGAAGACTAAAACGCGATTATCCCAAGCAAATTACCGCTTATCAATCATTATCTTGCAATGTTGATAAAAATCAACATTATCGAATCGGCATTCCCTATCAACTTTATCGCTGTCAAAAGTAA